From Halodesulfovibrio sp., a single genomic window includes:
- a CDS encoding M48 family metallopeptidase, with protein sequence MTFLTVLILFFIVGAWGLETWVGKLNIQSLGQPIPAAFKHAVDAQKYARSQEYTRKNSTVSFFSNFVNVTAIVMCLFFGIFNTFNEWASALFSGAILQGLAFLGIVSLASMLLSLPFSIYTTFVIEEEFGFNRTTPALFIADRVKGILLSIIIGAPLAAGVIWFFQIFPNMGWLIAWGFATAFLFAVQYVAPIWIMPLFNTFTPLEDGELRQAIEEFALKTGFNLSGIYIIDGSKRSNKANAFFTGFGKQKRIALFDTLVNSMTTEEIVGVLAHEIGHCKLNHIKRMFATSIATTGLTFFCLSLVLGYQPLYAAFHVEHMTIAVGMVLFNFLYTPLSLVLTIFAAHQSRKYEFEADAFAAKTTKAPCELSRALIKLSVNSLSNLTPHPAYVFLHYSHPPVVDRIEALETITVE encoded by the coding sequence ATGACATTTTTGACTGTACTTATTCTCTTTTTTATTGTCGGCGCATGGGGACTTGAAACATGGGTAGGCAAGCTTAATATCCAATCTCTTGGTCAACCGATTCCAGCTGCGTTCAAACACGCAGTTGATGCACAAAAATACGCACGCTCTCAAGAATACACACGAAAAAACAGTACCGTGTCTTTCTTTTCAAATTTTGTGAATGTAACAGCCATTGTGATGTGTCTGTTTTTCGGAATTTTCAATACTTTCAATGAATGGGCATCAGCTCTGTTCAGCGGAGCAATACTACAAGGTCTTGCCTTTCTGGGTATTGTGTCGCTAGCATCGATGCTTCTTTCACTGCCGTTTTCCATCTATACAACCTTTGTTATTGAGGAAGAATTTGGCTTCAATCGCACAACTCCGGCACTGTTCATTGCTGATCGAGTAAAAGGCATTCTGCTTTCGATCATCATCGGAGCACCGCTTGCCGCTGGCGTAATATGGTTTTTCCAAATTTTCCCTAACATGGGCTGGTTAATTGCCTGGGGATTTGCAACAGCATTTTTGTTCGCAGTACAGTATGTAGCACCAATTTGGATTATGCCACTCTTTAATACATTTACCCCACTAGAAGATGGTGAGCTGCGACAAGCTATTGAAGAATTTGCTCTCAAAACTGGTTTTAATCTGTCTGGAATTTACATCATCGACGGCTCCAAGCGGTCTAATAAAGCCAATGCCTTTTTTACTGGCTTTGGTAAGCAAAAGCGCATTGCTTTGTTCGATACTCTTGTTAACTCCATGACAACAGAAGAAATTGTAGGTGTGCTTGCTCATGAAATTGGACATTGCAAGCTCAACCATATTAAACGAATGTTTGCTACTAGCATTGCAACAACAGGACTTACCTTTTTTTGCCTTTCGCTCGTGTTGGGGTATCAGCCATTGTATGCTGCATTTCATGTAGAACATATGACCATTGCTGTGGGTATGGTGCTTTTTAATTTCCTGTACACCCCGCTGTCTCTTGTTTTAACAATCTTTGCTGCCCATCAGTCTCGAAAATACGAATTTGAAGCAGATGCATTTGCAGCAAAAACAACAAAAGCACCGTGCGAACTCTCGCGAGCATTGATAAAGCTATCTGTTAATAGTCTTTCCAATTTAACTCCGCATCCTGCATATGTCTTTTTGCATTACTCCCACCCACCAGTTGTAGACCGTATTGAAGCTCTCGAAACTATTACCGTAGAGTAA
- a CDS encoding AMP-binding protein translates to MYPLTTYTLTAVLDRSADLFHDQPALSNVGGAPITYKEFAIAVQGLQSLLAKHGIGTGDKVAILSESTPNWGIAYFAITAMGAVAVPILPDFHPDAVHHIIRHSEASAIIVSQKLFSKVEDGQYDELPVLFLMETFSPVAFDEEPQKLKELKKAGLREFRSIMEKARDLTQKLIDRKESEEEHRTVSLFSGGNTIKPDDVAAIIYTSGTTGHSKGVVLTHENIVSNAYAVRSIVEVGPGDRLLSILPLSHTYECTLGLILPLMNGAHIHYMDKPPTARALLPAMAKVQPTVMLSVPLVIEKIFKAAILPKLTSSWAKRMLYKVARAKLHALAGKKLLATFGGSLRLFCIGGAAIAPEVERFLKEANFPYAIGYGLTETSPLLAGTGPEQTRLLSTGYQLQGVELKIDNPHPETGEGEILAKGSNIMKGYYKAPEITKSVFTEDGWFRTGDLGKFDADNFLYIRGRLKNVIVGPSGENIYPEELENMIMQSPWVLETIVYEQDRKLIARIHLDRTKVDDEFGNLHASKLEEKVLKILEEIRTGVNSKVAGFSRIMKVIEQTEPFEKTPTQKIKRYLYVD, encoded by the coding sequence ATGTACCCACTTACAACATATACACTGACAGCAGTGCTTGATCGTAGCGCTGACTTGTTCCACGACCAACCTGCATTATCTAATGTAGGAGGCGCTCCCATTACATATAAAGAGTTCGCCATAGCTGTTCAGGGCTTGCAGAGCTTGCTTGCTAAACATGGAATAGGCACTGGTGATAAGGTGGCAATTCTCAGCGAAAGTACACCTAACTGGGGAATTGCTTACTTCGCAATTACCGCTATGGGTGCTGTTGCGGTTCCTATTTTACCCGATTTTCATCCGGATGCTGTACATCACATTATTCGGCATTCTGAAGCTTCGGCAATTATCGTTTCGCAAAAGCTCTTCAGCAAAGTGGAAGACGGGCAGTACGATGAACTCCCTGTTCTTTTCCTGATGGAAACCTTTTCGCCGGTTGCGTTCGATGAGGAGCCGCAGAAGCTGAAGGAATTAAAAAAAGCAGGATTGCGTGAATTCCGTTCTATTATGGAAAAAGCGCGTGACCTTACGCAAAAGCTTATCGACCGCAAAGAGTCCGAGGAAGAGCACCGCACTGTGAGCCTTTTCTCCGGTGGAAACACCATCAAACCTGATGATGTAGCAGCAATTATTTATACATCCGGCACAACTGGTCATTCCAAGGGTGTTGTTCTTACACACGAAAATATTGTGTCTAATGCGTATGCCGTCCGTTCTATTGTAGAAGTAGGGCCGGGAGACAGACTTCTTTCTATTCTTCCTCTTTCGCATACGTATGAATGCACTTTAGGGCTTATTTTACCGCTGATGAATGGCGCACACATTCATTATATGGATAAACCTCCTACAGCGCGCGCTTTGCTGCCAGCAATGGCTAAAGTACAGCCTACAGTGATGTTGTCCGTACCGCTCGTGATCGAAAAAATCTTCAAGGCTGCCATTTTGCCGAAGCTGACAAGCAGTTGGGCAAAAAGAATGCTCTACAAAGTTGCTCGCGCAAAGTTACATGCTCTCGCTGGTAAAAAGTTACTGGCGACCTTTGGTGGAAGCTTGCGTCTTTTCTGTATAGGTGGTGCAGCCATCGCACCGGAAGTGGAACGCTTCCTCAAAGAGGCAAATTTTCCATACGCTATCGGCTATGGGCTTACTGAAACAAGTCCGTTGCTTGCAGGGACAGGGCCTGAGCAAACGCGTCTGCTCTCAACAGGGTATCAGTTGCAGGGTGTTGAGTTAAAGATTGATAACCCGCATCCAGAAACTGGTGAGGGCGAGATTCTGGCTAAAGGCTCTAATATTATGAAGGGCTATTACAAAGCGCCGGAAATTACGAAATCTGTCTTTACAGAGGATGGATGGTTCCGCACAGGAGACTTGGGTAAATTTGACGCCGACAACTTCCTCTACATCCGCGGTCGATTGAAAAACGTTATTGTAGGACCGAGCGGTGAAAATATTTACCCTGAAGAACTTGAAAACATGATTATGCAATCTCCATGGGTGCTGGAAACCATTGTGTATGAACAGGACAGAAAGCTGATTGCCCGTATTCATCTCGACAGAACAAAAGTAGATGATGAATTTGGCAACTTGCACGCATCCAAATTGGAAGAAAAGGTATTGAAAATACTGGAAGAGATTCGAACTGGTGTAAATAGCAAGGTTGCAGGTTTTTCACGCATTATGAAAGTCATCGAACAGACTGAGCCATTTGAAAAAACACCTACGCAAAAAATTAAACGATACCTGTACGTCGATTAA
- a CDS encoding amino acid ABC transporter ATP-binding protein gives MSDTSAMIQIRNLHKSYGDVEVIKGVDLTVEQGEVVVLLGPSGSGKSTVLRCINRLEEITSGSIVVDGFDLYAKETDINYVRSEAGMVFQQFNLFPHLSVLQNITIGLIKVRKMDKAEADKIALNLLDKVGLPDKAAVYPDQLSGGQKQRVAIARSLAMSPKVILFDEPTSALDPELVGEVLDVMKKLADEGMTMVVVTHEMDFAREVADRVIFIADGIIQEEEAPDEFFSNPKHPRLKDFLGKL, from the coding sequence ATGTCCGATACATCAGCAATGATTCAGATTCGTAATCTGCATAAAAGTTATGGCGACGTCGAAGTAATTAAAGGCGTAGATTTAACTGTTGAACAAGGTGAAGTAGTTGTTCTTCTGGGACCTTCCGGTTCCGGTAAATCAACCGTACTGCGCTGCATCAACCGCCTTGAAGAAATCACCTCCGGTAGCATTGTTGTAGACGGCTTTGACCTTTACGCCAAAGAAACAGACATCAACTACGTGCGCTCAGAAGCTGGCATGGTGTTCCAGCAGTTTAACTTGTTCCCGCACTTGTCTGTTCTACAGAACATCACCATCGGACTTATTAAAGTTCGCAAAATGGACAAAGCAGAAGCCGATAAAATTGCTCTGAACCTTCTTGATAAAGTAGGTCTGCCAGACAAAGCGGCAGTATATCCGGATCAGCTGTCCGGTGGTCAGAAACAGCGTGTTGCGATTGCGCGTTCTTTGGCTATGAGTCCTAAAGTTATTCTTTTTGACGAGCCGACATCTGCGCTTGACCCTGAGTTGGTAGGCGAAGTTCTTGATGTTATGAAAAAGCTTGCTGATGAGGGAATGACAATGGTTGTTGTAACGCACGAAATGGACTTCGCCCGTGAAGTTGCAGACCGCGTTATATTTATTGCTGATGGCATTATTCAGGAAGAAGAAGCACCTGACGAGTTCTTCTCCAATCCAAAACACCCGCGTCTTAAAGATTTCCTTGGAAAGCTCTAA
- a CDS encoding Dabb family protein: MIKHIVWFTFKEEAEGASAAENAAKTVDILRNLEGKIPALKSIDVSMTFAKTTTEDVQVILLSTHDDEAGLASYNEHPLHQECVSFIKTVIASRKAIDFVV; this comes from the coding sequence ATGATTAAACATATCGTATGGTTTACTTTCAAAGAAGAAGCTGAAGGTGCATCCGCAGCAGAAAACGCTGCTAAAACAGTTGATATTCTTCGAAATCTTGAAGGAAAAATCCCTGCACTTAAAAGCATTGATGTGTCTATGACCTTTGCAAAAACAACGACAGAAGACGTGCAGGTTATTTTACTTTCCACACACGATGATGAAGCAGGACTGGCAAGCTACAACGAGCACCCATTGCACCAAGAGTGCGTGAGCTTTATTAAAACCGTAATTGCATCCCGAAAAGCAATCGACTTTGTGGTGTAA
- a CDS encoding YibE/F family protein encodes MSRLKIIAEVVLLLGLVALLLFSGKKWMGNEHSGNVYEVSGTVLSVDNSEIIQSGAGTVGIQIARVILNEGDWKGEQVTAINHLNGQLDMDEIYTPGDTILLAIQVEGQKVAYAKAINSLRQNWELALFVLFSVALIVYSRIIGLKALFSFVASLGLLWCYYIPNLLNGTDPLTLSLSVLVLLSMVIILTVAGVTRHGIAAFLGTVSGLAVTLVLTLFFGDKLNLGGMTAPFATTLIMQGNYGLNMQHIFYSAVLLGASGAAMDIAMDVSVSMNEIKLKRPDIAMWELVQSGFNVGRMVIGTMATTLLLAYSGGYLTMLMVFVSQGTSFTRIINMKLVAAEIFRILIGSIGLLMVAPVTAIIAGCLLCLCTEENKA; translated from the coding sequence ATGTCGAGACTAAAAATTATTGCAGAAGTTGTGCTACTTCTGGGGCTTGTGGCACTACTGCTTTTTAGTGGCAAAAAATGGATGGGAAATGAACATTCCGGCAATGTATATGAAGTATCCGGAACAGTTCTTTCTGTTGATAATAGTGAGATAATTCAGTCCGGCGCAGGTACAGTAGGCATACAGATTGCCCGTGTCATCCTCAATGAAGGCGACTGGAAAGGTGAGCAGGTTACAGCCATCAATCACCTTAACGGACAGCTGGACATGGATGAAATATACACGCCCGGGGATACCATCCTGCTTGCTATCCAAGTTGAAGGGCAAAAAGTCGCTTACGCCAAAGCGATTAACTCACTACGCCAAAACTGGGAACTCGCTCTTTTTGTTCTCTTTTCCGTAGCTCTCATCGTATATTCCCGCATAATAGGGCTTAAAGCTCTTTTCTCTTTTGTAGCATCCCTTGGGCTTCTCTGGTGTTACTATATTCCAAATCTTCTTAACGGGACTGACCCGCTTACCCTGAGTTTGAGCGTACTGGTGCTACTGTCCATGGTTATTATTCTTACTGTTGCAGGCGTAACACGTCATGGTATTGCCGCATTTTTGGGAACAGTAAGCGGACTGGCGGTAACGCTCGTGCTAACGCTCTTTTTTGGCGACAAACTCAACCTTGGCGGTATGACAGCACCATTTGCAACGACGCTGATTATGCAGGGCAATTACGGTCTCAATATGCAGCACATATTTTATTCTGCCGTGCTTCTTGGCGCATCAGGTGCTGCAATGGATATTGCAATGGATGTCAGCGTATCTATGAATGAGATTAAGCTCAAACGTCCCGATATCGCCATGTGGGAGCTTGTTCAATCCGGCTTCAATGTAGGACGTATGGTTATTGGAACCATGGCAACCACCCTACTACTCGCATACTCCGGTGGCTATCTGACCATGCTCATGGTTTTTGTCTCCCAAGGAACAAGTTTTACGCGGATAATAAATATGAAGCTAGTTGCTGCTGAAATTTTTCGAATCCTCATAGGCAGCATTGGACTCCTCATGGTTGCGCCAGTGACAGCAATAATCGCAGGATGCTTGCTTTGTTTATGTACAGAAGAAAATAAAGCGTAA
- a CDS encoding alkaline phosphatase, whose product MILHRRSSKVMCVATFCACLLLMASSVFAAAPKYVFYFIGDGMGPAQRQSAQYFHKIETQDPEAKLVMNTFPISALVTTHSDNTMITDSAAGGTALATGFKTTNGAVSKLPDGTDIKTIAEAAHAAGYAVGIATTARITHATPASFSAHNMSRGNENEIAIDQLGTGFEYLAGGGFRHFVAKNNAEGLKSKRKDGRDLVAEFEAKGYTTFIGDKARDTFRAYQPKKGDKILAPLAYSALGMEIDRRFSSEKKNAMPALSELTEKGIEALEAQEKPFFMMVEGGRIDYAAHCNDATGTIYDTLALDAAIAKAVEFYKKHPEDTLIVVAADHETGGMAMGISLDSKGYFLKLNELLKVKASVEDVLAYVYPGMIKEYPKTEKRHEAYLNYVSEYFGLTDLTARELNQLESAMSIEDRNQSLPAEEQTNYGYAYTPTMIAVAHLVSERARISWTSYVHTSSVIALSAIGAQSANFSGFKDNTDVPRIMADAMGVKLSSFKLGPSKALLGKTTGPNEKYSKVPYGHTTNVKGKN is encoded by the coding sequence ATGATTTTGCATCGACGTAGTAGTAAGGTAATGTGTGTAGCGACATTCTGTGCGTGTCTGCTGCTTATGGCGTCAAGCGTTTTCGCCGCGGCACCTAAGTATGTTTTCTACTTTATCGGCGACGGCATGGGACCTGCCCAGCGCCAGTCTGCTCAGTACTTCCATAAAATTGAGACACAAGACCCTGAAGCAAAATTGGTGATGAATACATTCCCGATTTCTGCTTTGGTTACTACTCACTCTGACAACACCATGATTACAGATTCCGCTGCTGGTGGAACCGCTCTCGCTACTGGTTTTAAAACAACCAACGGTGCTGTTTCTAAACTCCCTGACGGTACTGATATCAAAACCATTGCAGAAGCTGCTCACGCTGCTGGCTACGCAGTAGGTATTGCAACAACTGCCCGCATTACACACGCAACTCCTGCTTCTTTCTCTGCTCACAATATGAGCCGAGGCAACGAAAACGAAATTGCTATCGACCAGCTTGGTACCGGATTTGAATACCTTGCAGGCGGCGGTTTCCGTCACTTTGTTGCTAAAAACAACGCTGAAGGCCTTAAGTCAAAACGTAAAGACGGTCGCGATCTTGTAGCTGAATTTGAAGCTAAAGGTTACACCACATTTATTGGCGATAAAGCTCGTGATACTTTCCGTGCATACCAGCCTAAAAAAGGTGATAAAATCCTCGCTCCTCTCGCATACAGCGCGTTAGGAATGGAAATTGATCGTCGTTTCAGCTCTGAGAAAAAGAATGCAATGCCTGCTCTTTCCGAGTTGACTGAAAAAGGTATTGAAGCTCTCGAAGCACAGGAAAAACCATTCTTCATGATGGTTGAAGGTGGTCGTATTGACTACGCTGCACACTGTAACGATGCTACAGGCACTATTTACGACACCCTCGCTCTTGATGCTGCTATTGCGAAAGCAGTTGAATTTTACAAAAAACACCCTGAGGATACACTGATTGTTGTTGCTGCCGACCACGAAACAGGTGGTATGGCAATGGGCATCAGCCTTGACTCTAAAGGTTACTTCCTCAAGCTCAATGAACTCTTAAAGGTAAAAGCTTCTGTTGAAGATGTTCTCGCGTATGTATACCCTGGTATGATTAAAGAATACCCGAAAACAGAAAAACGTCACGAAGCGTACCTGAACTACGTTAGTGAATACTTCGGATTAACCGATCTTACTGCACGTGAATTGAACCAGCTTGAGTCTGCTATGAGCATTGAAGATCGTAACCAGAGCTTACCAGCAGAAGAACAGACCAATTACGGCTATGCATATACTCCAACCATGATTGCCGTTGCCCACCTTGTATCTGAACGTGCACGTATTAGCTGGACTTCTTACGTTCACACCTCTTCTGTTATTGCTTTGTCTGCAATCGGTGCACAGTCCGCAAACTTCAGCGGCTTTAAAGATAACACCGATGTGCCTCGAATCATGGCAGATGCTATGGGCGTAAAGCTTTCCTCCTTCAAGCTTGGTCCTTCCAAAGCATTGCTTGGTAAAACAACAGGCCCTAACGAAAAATACTCTAAAGTCCCATACGGTCACACAACGAACGTAAAAGGCAAAAACTAG
- a CDS encoding ABC transporter permease subunit (The N-terminal region of this protein, as described by TIGR01726, is a three transmembrane segment that identifies a subfamily of ABC transporter permease subunits, which specificities that include histidine, arginine, glutamine, glutamate, L-cystine (sic), the opines (in Agrobacterium) octopine and nopaline, etc.), whose product MAFQFKPEVMLDTVPLLVEGVELTIYITLLGLVFGFLIGTVAGLGRLSRNKLTRALATVYVEIIRGTPMIVQALFLYFGVPLVTGIRINPITAGVITIAVNSGAYIAEIVRGAVQSIDQGQFEAGRSIGLTRRQTMLSIIWPQAFRRMIPPLGNQFIISLKDTSLLTVIGVAELTRSGQEIVAVNFRSFEVYLTVAIVYLCMTLSIATALRWYEKKLMARSRR is encoded by the coding sequence ATGGCATTTCAGTTTAAACCAGAAGTGATGTTAGACACCGTCCCTCTTCTTGTAGAAGGTGTTGAACTCACTATTTATATCACGCTACTCGGTCTTGTATTCGGTTTTCTCATTGGTACCGTTGCAGGACTTGGTCGCCTTTCCCGAAATAAGCTTACACGCGCCCTTGCAACCGTCTATGTAGAAATTATCCGCGGTACCCCGATGATTGTACAGGCACTCTTCCTGTACTTCGGTGTTCCGCTTGTTACCGGTATTCGTATCAATCCTATTACAGCGGGTGTTATCACCATTGCTGTCAACTCCGGTGCATATATTGCTGAAATCGTTCGCGGTGCGGTTCAGTCTATCGATCAAGGACAGTTTGAAGCTGGTCGTTCTATCGGTCTTACCAGACGCCAGACCATGCTCTCAATTATCTGGCCACAGGCGTTCCGCCGCATGATTCCACCGCTCGGTAACCAGTTCATTATTTCGCTTAAAGATACCTCACTCCTTACCGTTATCGGCGTAGCAGAGCTTACCCGTTCCGGTCAGGAAATCGTAGCGGTAAACTTCCGTTCTTTCGAAGTATACCTGACTGTGGCGATCGTATACCTGTGTATGACGCTTTCTATTGCGACAGCATTGCGCTGGTATGAAAAAAAATTGATGGCACGCAGCCGCCGCTAG
- the glnH gene encoding glutamine ABC transporter substrate-binding protein GlnH, with protein MKRLIAIFAALLLIAFSSSAFAKKLVVAHDTNFKPFEFKQDGKYVGFDIDMWKEVAKRMNLDYEFQPMDFNGIIPGLQAGSIDAAVAGITIKPSRAEVVDFSDGYYDSGLVILVRSDNNDIKNINDLKDKIVATKLATSSVDLAQQYVPKKNIKLFPNNDNMFMELMTGGADAVIFDMPVVKDFEAKAGKGMVKVVGPIYQGQAYGIAFPKGSELVSGVNKALKEIKADGTYNELFIKWFGYAPAK; from the coding sequence ATGAAACGTCTAATCGCTATATTCGCTGCGTTACTCCTTATCGCTTTTTCTTCCAGTGCTTTTGCTAAAAAACTCGTTGTAGCGCATGATACCAACTTTAAACCATTTGAATTTAAACAAGATGGTAAATATGTCGGCTTTGATATCGACATGTGGAAAGAAGTTGCTAAGCGTATGAACCTCGATTACGAATTCCAGCCGATGGATTTTAACGGCATTATTCCGGGACTTCAGGCTGGTTCTATTGATGCTGCTGTTGCAGGCATCACTATTAAGCCTTCCCGCGCTGAAGTTGTAGATTTCTCAGATGGTTACTACGACTCCGGTCTTGTTATCCTTGTTCGTTCCGATAACAACGACATTAAAAATATTAACGATCTGAAAGACAAAATTGTTGCAACTAAACTTGCAACTTCTTCTGTTGACCTTGCGCAGCAGTACGTACCTAAGAAAAACATTAAGCTTTTCCCTAACAACGACAACATGTTCATGGAATTGATGACTGGCGGCGCAGACGCAGTTATCTTCGACATGCCAGTTGTTAAAGACTTTGAAGCTAAGGCTGGCAAAGGAATGGTTAAAGTAGTTGGTCCTATCTATCAGGGTCAGGCTTACGGTATTGCGTTCCCTAAAGGTTCAGAATTGGTTTCCGGCGTAAACAAAGCGCTTAAAGAGATTAAAGCAGACGGCACTTACAACGAACTCTTCATCAAGTGGTTCGGTTACGCGCCAGCTAAGTAA
- the cls gene encoding cardiolipin synthase, whose product MSPYVLLFNFFFILSLIGAGHALLTRKQPNSALVWVTVCLSLPVVGVLAYVVFGVNRVRRSATRLREEFEQQNAMGHLKPPDHRAHTCMLKELPAELIMLEKIGRALTGTFPLKGNSIQPLYNGKEAYPAMLEAIRSAKESIYLSTFLLDKDPVGRKFVKSLIEAHNRGVHVAVLIDGFGLLLSWRSVIRMLKKNGVPATIFLPLRLIPPQIRLNLRNHRKLLAVDGKIGFTGGMNIGGTRNSKGHRRLSDMHYRLTGPIVSQLQQIFMEDWAYARGAEHQPLPAPMDHTGTILARVLKDGPDNPDNPLQTSIIATIGAAKHSVRIITPYFLPSAELLSVLSIAALRGIAVTIVLPVKSNWPFVHWASRNYFKGLLESGVRIFYQPQPFCHTKLLVIDDCYVQFGSANMDPRSLLLNFELNVEVLDSGLARQLIAHVDDTVRRSQEVAHRDMVSRPLPIRIRDAFFWLFSPYL is encoded by the coding sequence ATGTCTCCTTATGTGTTATTATTCAACTTCTTTTTCATATTGTCGCTGATCGGTGCAGGGCATGCGCTATTGACACGTAAGCAGCCCAACTCTGCGTTAGTGTGGGTCACGGTATGTCTTTCTCTGCCTGTTGTCGGGGTGCTTGCCTATGTAGTCTTCGGTGTTAACCGTGTAAGACGAAGCGCTACACGGCTGCGTGAAGAATTTGAGCAACAAAATGCCATGGGGCATTTAAAGCCTCCCGATCATCGCGCACATACATGCATGCTCAAGGAGCTTCCTGCCGAATTAATTATGCTGGAAAAAATCGGCAGAGCGCTAACTGGAACATTTCCGCTTAAAGGCAATAGTATCCAGCCGTTGTATAACGGGAAAGAAGCGTATCCCGCCATGCTGGAAGCGATTAGATCAGCGAAAGAGTCAATTTATCTTTCGACCTTCCTTCTGGACAAAGACCCTGTTGGTCGAAAGTTTGTAAAGAGTCTTATAGAAGCACATAACCGCGGCGTACACGTTGCTGTCCTGATTGATGGATTCGGATTGCTTCTTTCATGGCGTTCCGTCATTAGGATGCTGAAAAAAAACGGTGTTCCTGCAACAATTTTTCTTCCTTTGCGGCTCATTCCTCCACAAATCCGTCTTAATCTGCGTAACCACCGTAAGCTTCTTGCTGTAGATGGAAAAATTGGATTTACGGGAGGCATGAATATCGGCGGGACTCGAAACTCCAAAGGGCATCGCCGACTTTCAGATATGCATTACAGGCTGACAGGGCCTATTGTCTCCCAGCTTCAACAAATATTTATGGAAGACTGGGCATATGCCAGAGGAGCAGAACATCAACCACTTCCGGCTCCAATGGATCATACCGGTACTATTCTGGCGCGTGTTCTTAAGGATGGGCCGGATAATCCGGACAATCCGTTGCAAACATCTATTATCGCCACAATAGGTGCTGCCAAACATTCAGTTCGCATCATAACGCCCTATTTTCTACCATCAGCGGAGTTGTTAAGTGTGCTTTCCATAGCAGCCTTACGTGGAATAGCCGTAACAATTGTGTTACCGGTAAAATCAAATTGGCCGTTCGTACACTGGGCAAGCAGAAATTACTTTAAAGGGCTGCTTGAATCAGGTGTGCGCATTTTCTATCAGCCGCAGCCATTCTGCCATACAAAATTGTTGGTCATAGACGACTGTTATGTTCAGTTCGGCTCAGCAAATATGGACCCGCGGAGCCTTCTGCTCAATTTTGAACTGAACGTCGAAGTGTTAGACAGCGGACTTGCAAGGCAACTTATCGCACATGTTGACGATACAGTGCGTCGATCTCAAGAAGTTGCGCACCGTGACATGGTGTCGCGACCGCTTCCTATCCGCATTCGTGATGCCTTCTTCTGGCTTTTTTCACCGTATCTTTAG
- the aroE gene encoding shikimate dehydrogenase — protein sequence MIRTPEKLYAIIGHPLGHTMSPALHNSGFNMFSLPAVYMAFPTPPEKLADFMNAFRTLPIHGASVTIPHKETVMQYVDRITPRAAKVGAVNTLFWDNETLVGDNTDVLGFLAPLTQDDCTFRHALILGAGGAAKAVLAGLHELNVQQVTICNRTAERAQHLAEQFAVEFVDWEKRGTVEADLVINTTPMGMSGEHVEKTPYPPEMFRNEGIAYDLVYNPLKTTFLRDAEKAGWNTIDGLHMFAAQGAEQFRLWTEKDIPLEHIRTLISTTLGL from the coding sequence ATGATTCGCACGCCAGAAAAATTATACGCCATTATTGGACACCCATTAGGACATACAATGAGTCCTGCCCTGCATAACAGCGGGTTCAATATGTTTTCCCTTCCTGCTGTTTATATGGCGTTTCCTACCCCGCCTGAAAAGCTGGCTGACTTCATGAACGCATTCAGAACATTACCGATACATGGCGCAAGCGTGACCATTCCGCACAAAGAAACGGTTATGCAATACGTTGATCGAATTACTCCGCGTGCAGCCAAAGTCGGCGCAGTAAATACACTTTTCTGGGATAATGAGACGCTCGTTGGGGACAATACAGATGTACTCGGCTTTCTTGCCCCACTTACTCAAGACGACTGTACCTTCCGCCATGCTCTGATTCTTGGCGCAGGTGGCGCTGCAAAGGCTGTTCTGGCAGGATTACACGAATTGAATGTACAGCAAGTGACCATCTGCAACCGAACAGCAGAACGCGCTCAACATCTCGCTGAACAATTTGCTGTAGAGTTTGTCGATTGGGAAAAAAGAGGCACTGTAGAAGCTGATCTTGTCATCAATACAACACCAATGGGTATGTCTGGTGAGCATGTTGAAAAAACACCGTATCCGCCAGAGATGTTCCGTAACGAAGGCATAGCATATGATCTTGTCTACAATCCGCTCAAGACCACTTTTTTACGAGATGCTGAAAAAGCAGGATGGAATACCATAGATGGATTACATATGTTTGCTGCCCAAGGTGCAGAGCAATTCAGGCTTTGGACAGAAAAAGATATTCCCCTAGAACATATCCGTACACTTATATCTACCACACTAGGACTTTAG